One Halarcobacter ebronensis genomic window carries:
- a CDS encoding ABC transporter substrate-binding protein, with the protein MIKKLLLFFLCVQSLISSETNLEKISVQLNWKYQFEYAGFIAAKEEGFYKEVGLDVEIKEFKDGIDIVKDLMSGQSTFSIYDFSLLNLEKGKDSLKLIANYFKRSALVLVTKQDIVTPFDLKGKRIMAEKNEMEVSTLNTLFKKFNIKNNEYNFIQHSYSAKEFIEGNIDAMSAYLSNELYYIRKSNIPYNIIDPQTYGIYGSGVNVFTTLETTKQRPDLVKKFVEATNRGWEYALKHKDEIVDVIYNKYSKRKEKAALSFEAKQIDKLIMPTIYKIGEVNKQLLKRNLNELISDGLIKNNDVNIDDIVFDFGQNKDSVLSLSSKQKEYIANKRVINMCIDPNWMPYEKIQNGKHIGMTSEFMSIISEKIGIPIKLIPTKTWKESMEFAKQRKCDIFSLALATPSRLKYMNFTTPYVSFPLVIATNTNELFISEPSKIIKKENVGIVEGYAINELLRSAYPENKIVDVENIEEGLKKVAKGELFGFVGALPTVAYNLQHRYIGELKISGKFDYNSDLSIGVRNDDSTLFEILQKAVASIDEKTKQEIINNYISIKVESGFDYELFYQMGLLLLIIGIFLFYRHLQVTKHNKVLKKQQKKLNKSNTELIETKKKLENSIKDFEVMINSVHEAIFIFEDDICIDSNEVAHKMFGYDSKKDIIGKHIRTFVPIETYKVIAKNRTSNYYKSYEAKGIKRDGTIIDVIAKGTNAIINSKSVRISVVVDISETKQKEQLLFQQSKMAAMGQMLENIAHQWRQPLSLISSLATGIELKRDLGISTLEDELKDLSRINETSQHLSETIEDFRNFFKTDKKKIDFSILKAVEKNISLIEGMLKTNSIELVFLNKEDITINSYENEFTQALINIFYNAKDALEKVEDEKYIFIDIKKSERNITVSIKDNAGGIDEKILKSIFEPYFTTKHKKQGTGIGLYMTQMIIEKHMEGSIEARTTYFNYNDKSYKGAEFIMRLPLQ; encoded by the coding sequence TTGATAAAAAAACTTTTACTCTTTTTTTTGTGTGTACAATCCCTTATCTCTTCCGAAACAAATCTTGAAAAAATCTCTGTTCAATTAAATTGGAAATATCAATTTGAATATGCAGGATTTATTGCTGCAAAAGAGGAAGGCTTTTACAAAGAAGTAGGACTTGATGTTGAAATAAAAGAGTTTAAAGATGGTATTGATATTGTTAAAGATTTAATGTCAGGACAGAGTACCTTTTCTATTTATGATTTTTCTTTACTTAACTTGGAAAAAGGGAAAGATTCTTTAAAACTTATTGCCAACTATTTTAAACGTTCAGCTTTAGTTCTTGTTACAAAGCAAGATATTGTTACTCCTTTTGATTTAAAAGGCAAAAGAATAATGGCTGAAAAAAATGAGATGGAAGTTTCAACTTTAAATACACTTTTTAAAAAATTTAATATCAAAAATAATGAATATAATTTTATACAACATAGCTACTCTGCAAAAGAGTTTATTGAGGGTAATATAGATGCCATGAGTGCATATTTATCAAATGAACTCTATTATATTAGGAAATCAAATATTCCATATAATATTATTGATCCTCAAACCTATGGAATTTATGGTTCTGGAGTTAATGTTTTTACAACTTTAGAGACAACTAAACAAAGACCAGACTTAGTAAAAAAATTTGTTGAAGCTACAAATAGAGGTTGGGAATATGCCCTTAAACATAAAGATGAAATAGTTGATGTTATATATAACAAATACTCAAAAAGAAAAGAGAAAGCAGCACTTAGCTTTGAGGCAAAACAGATTGATAAACTTATTATGCCAACTATTTATAAGATTGGTGAAGTTAATAAACAACTATTAAAAAGAAATTTAAATGAGCTAATTAGTGATGGTTTGATTAAAAATAATGATGTAAATATAGATGATATAGTTTTTGATTTTGGACAGAATAAAGATTCTGTTTTATCTTTGTCTTCAAAGCAAAAAGAGTATATAGCTAATAAAAGAGTTATTAATATGTGTATCGATCCAAATTGGATGCCTTATGAAAAAATACAGAACGGTAAACATATAGGAATGACTTCAGAGTTTATGTCAATAATATCAGAAAAAATTGGTATCCCAATAAAACTTATTCCTACAAAAACTTGGAAAGAGTCAATGGAGTTTGCAAAACAGAGAAAATGTGATATCTTCTCTCTTGCTTTAGCTACTCCAAGCAGATTAAAATATATGAATTTTACAACTCCTTATGTCTCTTTTCCTTTAGTTATAGCAACTAATACAAATGAGCTTTTTATTTCTGAACCAAGTAAAATTATAAAAAAAGAGAATGTAGGTATAGTTGAAGGGTATGCAATAAATGAACTTTTAAGAAGTGCTTATCCAGAGAATAAAATAGTTGATGTAGAAAATATTGAAGAGGGATTAAAAAAAGTTGCAAAAGGGGAACTTTTTGGTTTTGTAGGTGCTTTGCCTACAGTTGCATATAATCTCCAACATAGGTATATTGGAGAACTAAAAATCAGTGGAAAGTTTGATTATAATTCTGATTTAAGTATTGGTGTTAGAAATGATGATTCAACTCTTTTTGAAATTTTACAAAAAGCAGTGGCATCAATAGATGAGAAGACAAAACAAGAGATAATCAATAACTATATCTCTATAAAAGTTGAATCAGGATTTGATTATGAACTCTTTTATCAAATGGGATTACTGCTTTTAATAATAGGTATTTTTTTATTTTATAGACATCTACAAGTTACAAAACATAATAAAGTACTAAAAAAACAGCAGAAAAAACTTAATAAATCTAATACTGAGTTAATTGAAACAAAAAAGAAATTAGAGAATTCAATAAAAGATTTTGAAGTAATGATTAACTCTGTTCATGAAGCAATATTTATTTTTGAAGATGATATCTGTATTGACTCTAATGAAGTAGCTCATAAAATGTTTGGTTATGATTCAAAAAAAGATATTATTGGTAAACATATAAGAACCTTTGTTCCTATTGAAACCTATAAAGTTATTGCAAAAAATAGAACAAGCAATTATTATAAAAGTTATGAAGCTAAAGGTATAAAAAGAGATGGCACAATTATTGATGTTATAGCCAAAGGAACAAATGCAATTATCAACTCAAAGAGTGTAAGAATCTCTGTTGTTGTGGATATTTCAGAGACAAAACAGAAAGAACAGCTTCTTTTCCAACAGTCAAAAATGGCAGCAATGGGGCAGATGCTTGAAAATATTGCACACCAATGGAGACAACCACTTAGTTTAATTAGTTCCTTAGCTACGGGGATTGAGCTAAAAAGAGATTTAGGAATATCAACTTTAGAAGATGAATTAAAAGATTTAAGTAGAATAAATGAGACTTCACAGCACTTATCTGAAACCATAGAAGATTTTAGAAATTTTTTCAAAACAGATAAAAAGAAGATTGATTTTTCAATTTTAAAAGCAGTTGAAAAAAATATAAGTCTAATAGAGGGTATGTTAAAAACAAACTCTATTGAGCTTGTTTTTTTAAACAAAGAGGATATAACAATCAACAGCTATGAAAATGAGTTTACACAAGCACTAATAAATATTTTTTATAATGCAAAAGATGCTTTAGAAAAAGTTGAAGATGAGAAATATATCTTTATTGATATTAAAAAGAGTGAGAGAAATATAACTGTAAGTATCAAAGATAATGCTGGTGGAATAGATGAAAAGATACTTAAAAGTATTTTTGAGCCATATTTTACAACAAAACATAAAAAACAAGGTACTGGAATAGGTTTATATATGACGCAGATGATTATTGAAAAACATATGGAAGGTTCAATAGAAGCAAGAACTACATATTTTAATTACAATGATAAAAGCTATAAAGGTGCAGAGTTTATAATGAGGCTGCCTTTACAATAA
- a CDS encoding polyprenyl synthetase family protein, protein MEELEKVKEQIKKFVVECNDKKSLELLDLLATGKMLRSKLILKITGVNEESIKLCAVIEMIHASSLLHDDVIDEADTRRGKASINALFDNKTAIMFGDVLYSKAFTELSQMDKEIAYTVANAVTLLSIGEMLDVDLTQSFNTSYEKYLDMIYKKTASLIEASAKAAAILSKKEKSKYALYGKNLGLAFQMIDDILDITQDSETLGKPAMLDFVEGKVTIPYLLLHERVEDKTKLESLYKKSLSLEESNWIKEQMIQTKALEDSIKLAKELGLEAIDAVKDENNESLVQIMYAMINREF, encoded by the coding sequence GTGGAAGAGTTAGAAAAAGTTAAAGAGCAGATAAAGAAGTTTGTAGTTGAGTGTAATGATAAAAAGAGTTTAGAGTTACTTGATTTACTTGCAACAGGGAAGATGTTAAGAAGTAAACTTATCCTAAAAATTACGGGAGTTAATGAAGAGTCAATAAAACTTTGCGCAGTTATTGAGATGATTCATGCCTCTTCACTTCTACATGATGATGTAATAGATGAAGCAGATACAAGAAGAGGAAAAGCCTCTATTAATGCTTTGTTTGATAATAAAACAGCAATTATGTTTGGAGATGTACTTTACTCAAAGGCCTTTACTGAACTTAGTCAAATGGATAAAGAGATAGCTTACACAGTTGCAAATGCAGTTACTCTTTTAAGTATTGGAGAGATGTTAGATGTGGATTTAACACAAAGTTTCAATACCTCTTATGAAAAATACCTTGATATGATTTATAAAAAAACAGCTTCACTTATAGAGGCTTCAGCAAAAGCAGCTGCAATTTTGTCTAAAAAAGAGAAAAGCAAATATGCACTTTATGGAAAAAACTTAGGTCTTGCTTTTCAAATGATAGATGATATTTTGGATATTACTCAAGATAGTGAAACTTTAGGAAAACCTGCTATGTTAGATTTTGTTGAAGGTAAAGTTACTATTCCATATCTTCTACTTCATGAAAGAGTTGAAGATAAAACAAAACTTGAATCTTTATACAAAAAGAGTTTAAGTTTAGAAGAGTCAAATTGGATAAAAGAACAGATGATTCAAACAAAAGCTTTAGAAGATTCAATAAAACTAGCAAAAGAGCTAGGACTTGAAGCAATTGATGCAGTAAAAGATGAAAACAATGAGTCTTTAGTTCAAATTATGTATGCAATGATAAATAGAGAATTTTAA
- a CDS encoding DUF2018 family protein translates to MSKDWFLEDEDDIFIGSAKSKYFDIARSANKEIVEDEFDKLLEKLAVMELLLSKEMDEEFDINRVIKEYVIRNLDEVEQMKKGLYVELTGDIVTRLDS, encoded by the coding sequence ATGTCAAAAGATTGGTTTTTAGAGGATGAAGATGATATTTTTATTGGATCTGCAAAATCTAAATATTTTGATATAGCAAGAAGTGCAAATAAAGAGATTGTTGAAGATGAATTTGACAAACTCTTGGAGAAACTTGCAGTAATGGAGCTACTTTTATCAAAAGAGATGGATGAAGAGTTTGATATAAATAGAGTAATCAAAGAGTATGTTATTAGAAATTTAGATGAAGTAGAGCAGATGAAAAAAGGACTATATGTTGAATTAACAGGAGATATAGTCACTAGATTAGATTCATAA
- the hisD gene encoding histidinol dehydrogenase, whose product MKIIKTTNSNFKTEFENILSRAKTDIKEVSAIVTGIIDEIIENGNEALKSHIAKFDKWEVKSDSELMISQDEMKKAYEKLDENLKKALHTAYDRIKTYHEKQLPKSWLDFEKNGTILGQKVTPVDRAGLYIPGGKAAYPSSLLMNAIPALVAGVEEIVVCTPTPNNEVNELLLAACHICKVSKAFKVGGASAIAAMAYGTQTIPKVDVITGPGNIFVATAKKLVFGEVNIDMIAGPSEIGVLSDSSANPKYLAIDLLSQAEHDEMASSIMITIDEEIANKTSQEVENYLKTLSREKIARKSIEDRGAIIVASNMQEAIDLMNEIAPEHLEVMTANPFEILPKVKHAGAIFLGENTPEPIGDYIAGPNHTLPTGSTAKFYSPLNVENFMKKSSIINFSKAAINELGEACAILADTEGLTAHAKSVRVRLES is encoded by the coding sequence ATGAAGATTATAAAGACAACAAATTCAAATTTTAAAACAGAATTTGAAAATATTTTATCAAGAGCAAAAACAGATATCAAAGAGGTTTCCGCAATAGTTACAGGAATTATTGATGAGATTATTGAAAATGGAAATGAAGCTCTAAAATCTCATATAGCAAAGTTTGATAAATGGGAAGTAAAGAGTGATTCTGAGCTTATGATTTCACAAGATGAAATGAAAAAAGCTTATGAAAAGTTAGATGAAAACTTAAAAAAAGCTCTTCATACAGCTTATGATAGAATCAAAACATATCACGAAAAACAACTTCCTAAATCTTGGTTAGATTTTGAAAAAAATGGAACAATTTTAGGTCAAAAAGTAACTCCTGTTGATAGAGCAGGGCTTTATATTCCTGGAGGCAAAGCTGCATATCCAAGTTCACTTTTAATGAATGCAATTCCAGCACTTGTTGCAGGAGTTGAAGAGATAGTTGTTTGTACTCCAACACCAAATAATGAAGTAAATGAGTTACTTCTTGCAGCATGTCACATCTGTAAAGTAAGTAAAGCTTTCAAAGTTGGAGGTGCAAGTGCAATTGCAGCTATGGCTTATGGAACACAAACAATTCCAAAAGTTGATGTAATAACAGGACCTGGAAATATTTTTGTTGCAACTGCAAAAAAACTTGTATTTGGTGAAGTAAATATTGATATGATTGCTGGGCCTTCAGAAATTGGAGTTTTAAGTGATAGTAGCGCTAATCCTAAATATTTGGCAATTGATTTACTCTCACAGGCAGAGCACGATGAGATGGCAAGCTCTATTATGATTACAATTGATGAAGAGATTGCAAATAAAACTTCACAAGAGGTAGAGAACTATTTAAAAACTCTAAGTAGAGAAAAAATTGCAAGAAAATCTATAGAAGATAGGGGAGCAATAATTGTAGCTTCTAATATGCAAGAGGCAATTGATTTAATGAATGAAATTGCTCCTGAGCACCTTGAGGTTATGACAGCAAATCCTTTTGAAATTTTGCCAAAAGTTAAACATGCTGGTGCAATATTTTTAGGAGAGAATACTCCTGAGCCAATAGGAGATTATATAGCAGGACCAAATCATACACTTCCAACAGGAAGTACAGCTAAATTTTATAGTCCTTTAAATGTAGAAAATTTTATGAAAAAAAGTTCTATTATAAACTTCTCAAAAGCTGCTATAAATGAGCTTGGTGAAGCTTGTGCCATATTAGCTGATACAGAAGGTTTAACAGCTCATGCAAAATCTGTAAGAGTTAGATTAGAAAGCTAA
- a CDS encoding shikimate kinase, whose protein sequence is MDKKNNIILIGFMGVGKGTIARALVKASNYFAIDTDDLIESVENKKIKKIFSEEGEPYFRNLEKKCALWLEKNVDNTIISTGGGFFRQENIHNIGKIIYLESSFDGILKRINNSENAQAKLKKRPLLTNLEEAKNIYSQRVKDYEKVADIIVNVENRTIEEITKEILGKM, encoded by the coding sequence TTGGATAAAAAAAACAATATAATTTTAATTGGCTTTATGGGTGTTGGGAAAGGCACAATAGCAAGAGCCTTAGTAAAAGCATCAAATTATTTTGCAATAGATACTGATGATTTAATAGAGAGTGTTGAAAACAAAAAGATTAAAAAGATTTTTAGTGAAGAGGGTGAACCTTACTTTAGAAACTTAGAAAAAAAGTGCGCACTTTGGCTTGAAAAAAATGTAGATAATACAATCATCTCAACTGGTGGTGGTTTTTTTAGACAAGAAAATATCCATAATATTGGGAAAATAATTTACCTGGAATCTAGCTTTGATGGTATTTTAAAAAGAATAAATAATTCAGAGAATGCACAAGCAAAACTTAAAAAAAGACCACTTCTTACAAATTTAGAAGAGGCAAAAAATATCTATAGCCAAAGGGTTAAAGATTATGAAAAAGTTGCAGATATTATAGTAAATGTAGAGAATAGAACAATAGAAGAGATAACAAAAGAGATATTAGGAAAGATGTAA